AGCGGAGGCGGTGGCGGCCCGGCGCGCGGCGCCGTCCAGCACGTCCAAGACGAGACGGTGACCGAGCCGGTAGTGGCGCAGGCGGGTTCCGGGGCGGGTGCGGATCCGCAGCCCTTCCGCCGTGCCCTCCAGCGCCGTCACGTTGCGCGGGGGGCGGCGGATGTCGGTGAGGTCCGGCTCTACGCCGGGGGCGAGGTGGAGAAGGGTGCCGTCCGGCCCCTCCTCCACCCTGTAGGCGACGCCCGGCGCGGCGAGGTCGAGCACGATGCGGCCATGGCCGGGATGGCTGCCGACCCGCACCGCCACCCGCTCCGCGAGGGCAGGGGCGGCGAGGATCAGCGGACCGCAGAGGGCGAGAGCTGCCGCGCCGCGCATCAGTCGAAGCTCGCCAGCAGCGCGTCGATCTCCGCCTGGGAGGAGGCGGCGGCCGTGGCCTGCGGGCCGTTGGCCAGGCGCTCGCCCTCCGTTCTCGCCGGGGCGTGGCGCGCGGGCAGCGCGGCGGAGCGGGTGTAGCGGCCCGTGGTCTCGCGCACGCGCTGCTCGATCTGCTTCAGCGCGTTCACCACCTTGCCGATCCGCTGGCCGGTGATGTCCTGGAAGGCGCAGGCCTCGTAGATGCGGGTCACGCAGACCGCCACCGTGTCCGAGGCCTCGGCGTCGAGCCTGGGCTGGAGATTTTCCAGCGTCTCGCAGACGTCGAGGATCTCGTTCGCGGCGTTCGCCGTGGACTTCACCACCTCGTCCAGCTCGTCGGTCGCGGCCGGGAGGTGCGTGGCGTCCACGTTCTCCACGCGCATCGCCGCGATCTCCTCCTTCGCGGCGGCGACCATGCGGCCGAGCGACTCCAGTTCGGAGAGCAGGGCCGTCTCGGTGCGGTTCAGGTTCGACATGACCTGGAGCGCCACCTCGGGGCGCACCATGTCGGGGGCGGCGTCAGGCATGGGCCATCACCTTCTCGATCTTGTCGCGCAGCGTCTCCGCGTTGAAGGGCTTGACGATGTAGTTCGAGACGCCGGCGGCGCGGGCGGCGACGACGTTCTCCGTCTTGCTCTCGGCGGTGATCATGATGAAGGGGGTGGACTTCAGCCGGGCGTCGGCCCGCACCTCCTTCAGGAGGTCGAGGCCCGTCATCGGCTCCATGTTCCAGTCGGAGATGACGAGGCCGAAATTGCCAGCGCGGAGCTTGGAGAGGGCCTCCTGCCCGTCCGTTGCCTCCTCGACGTTGTTAAAGTCGAGCTGCTTGAGCAGGTTCCGGATGATGCGCAGCATCGTCTTGTAGTCGTCGACGATCAGCACGTTGGTGTTCTTGTCCATCGGCATCGCTCTCCTTTCATTCCGTCCTGTTGTCGGCCGCCCTGTTGTCGGCCGCGCGAAGCCTTGCGAGCTCCGCGGTCAGCGTGCGGGCCCGATCCGGGCGCATGGCGCCGAGGATCGGGGCGGTCTTCGCTTCCCGCATCCGATGGACGATCTGTACGAGCACAGAGATTTCCAAATCGTCGAAAACGGTG
This genomic window from Pararoseomonas sp. SCSIO 73927 contains:
- a CDS encoding protein phosphatase CheZ, encoding MPDAAPDMVRPEVALQVMSNLNRTETALLSELESLGRMVAAAKEEIAAMRVENVDATHLPAATDELDEVVKSTANAANEILDVCETLENLQPRLDAEASDTVAVCVTRIYEACAFQDITGQRIGKVVNALKQIEQRVRETTGRYTRSAALPARHAPARTEGERLANGPQATAAASSQAEIDALLASFD
- a CDS encoding response regulator produces the protein MPMDKNTNVLIVDDYKTMLRIIRNLLKQLDFNNVEEATDGQEALSKLRAGNFGLVISDWNMEPMTGLDLLKEVRADARLKSTPFIMITAESKTENVVAARAAGVSNYIVKPFNAETLRDKIEKVMAHA